GGAAAATTAGAAAAGAAAAAAATTATGCTCCAAAAAATTAAGTTTGATCCAAATCACTTAAGTTTTTGAAAGAGCCTAAAAATGGCTAAACAGAAAAATCGCTATTCTGCTTTTGACTCGATGTCAGTTGATTCGAGTTTCATGATGACTGGCCTTAAGCCGTCATTGCAGGATACGATTGCAACGCCAGGAGTCTTAATCCAGTCTGAATAGTACCAGATATCCTGCGCCCCGTGTGCCAGTGCAAAAACGTACTGATAGATTGCCTTCCATGCCTCATCGCAGAACCCGTCTGGTTTTGCATAATCTGCATAGTATACTTCTCCTTCGCTCATCAAAGGACATGTTGAAAGGCCTTCAACGCCGTATTCCTTTGCCAAGTCTTCCTGCAAAGTTGTTTTTAGGATTGTAATTTTTACCTTTTTCATAATAGAAAATTTGTTTTAATCAATGATAATGTTGATGGTAAGGAAAAAATAAAAAAAGTAGCAGGTGAAAATCACCTACTTTTGATTAATATCCAACAAAGTGACCCGCATCGTCAAATCCAGGTTCATCCAGATCCATATAACCGTTACTGCCGACATGGTAGTTTACTGCACCGTACTTATTGTACATGTACTGGTCTACTTCAGCCTGGCTGTACATCGGTGTTCCGTCTGACTTGTATGCGTAAGCGGACTGTGAAGATGAGGATGAGGATGATGAGGAAGATGAATCTGACTCCTCAGCCTGTTCCTTTATTGTTATTTTTTTAGTGGCATTGCAGCCTTTATGCTGGTCGTCTCCACCGTAAACTACAGTTATTGTGTATTTTCCGGCATCCTTGTCAAGCTTTAATTTTCCAACACCATTACCATTGGTTTCAACTGAATGATAATCGCTTGACTTGTCCTTGTCAGTAACTGTAACGTTTACTTTCTGATTGGATATAGGGTTTCCATTTGCATCTGTCAGTTCAATTTGAATGGAGCCCCCTTCTTTTATTGTTGCATTACCTTTGAATTTTAAGCTTGTATCTTTTTTTGCGAAATTTGGCATCATGACTGCGACCATGCCCACAAGAAGGGCTGCGATAATAACAATCAAAGCCAAAATAATTATCTGATTTTTCTCCATTTCATATCACCTTATTTACATAATACTATTAGTTTGAACATGCTTTTAATAATTGCTATACCCAACATATGCATTTTAGGAAAATGATGATTTGGAATTTATACATGTAAGGCAAACATGTGAAAAACAGATTTTTAAATTATCAGATGAAAATAATTGAAATTTCAACAGATTAAATTAATGGTTTTTTGTAAGGTATGGTGAATAATTAAGTCTGAAAATAAAAAAAAGATAGAAGTGAATTGGACACTTCTATTTGATTTTTAATTTTACGGATTTGCTTGCAGATTGGTAGCTTACATCACCTGCAAATGAAACCTTAGCTGTGAAAGTGCCTTTCTTTTTCAAGTTGGTAATCTTGAAGGTAGCCTGGCCTTTAGCATTGGTTTTTGCATTGAATATTTTGCCATTTACATCCAAAGTTAATTTTTTACCTGCAGCCAAGTATGTTTTTCCATCTATGGAAGCTCCTTTGATAGTTTTTAAGGTTACTGTGTATTTTTTGGTTTTTACAGTAGCTTTAAATGTTTTTGCACTTGCAGATATTGATGTAGTTTTCTTTTCAATGGTTACTTTGTGTACAGCCATGGAAGCGGTGTAATCGTTATCACCCAGGAACACTATTACAAATGTGTATAAACCTGCATTTTTCAGGTTAATCTGAACACTCGCATAACCGTTTGCATCAGTTGTTCTGTATACTGTTACACCGTTATAACCAATGTAAATATCTCTATTTGCAACTGGTTTATCATTCACATCCTTAAGTTGGAAAGTGAAGTTTTCACCACGTTCGCCCTCATAGTAATCACAAGAGTATTGTGAGAAGTCCTCAGCCTTGATGAGAGTAGCTGTTTTTACAGGAGCCATGTTTTCAAATTTAAGAGTGGTATTGACAGCAAGATATTTGTCATCACCGGCATAATCAATACTTATTACAACTCCATAATCTCCAACAACACTGAATGAACCATCACTACCTGTTACAACAGATTTTGAAACACCTTTTACAGAATATGAAACATTTGCCCCTGAGATGACATTTCCATCAGCATCTTTCAATACCAATGTAACGATTTTATCGTTTACAGTAATGTCAGCAAATTCTGTAGCAACTTTTTCAGGTTCTGCTTCAACACTAAATCTGGAGGCAGAATGAGCAGGTGCATGTGTTTCATCACCATCATATACGACAACTACACTGTGGTCACCGGCTGTTGCTTCAACAGGAACAGATGCCCTTCCGTTTTCATCCAATGCAACTATATTTTCCTTACCGTCAATGATTACGCTAACATTTCCGGTTGCTCCAGGAATGTCAACAGTAACATTTGCGTCTTCACCCGCTTTGATTTGAGGTATTTCAATGTTTACTTTTGAATCCTCTTTGGCTTTGACAACAACAGTTGAATTTTCAGCTTCGGCTGCGTTATATATGTCGCTTCCAAGATATGTTGCAGACACTTCATATGTTCCAGGAGCATCTAAAGTGATGCTTGCGGATTTGGATTTAGCAAGATCAATTGCAGCTTCCTTGTCTCCAACTTTGACAATAACAATACCTTCATCAAGGTCTGTGTTGACTGTTACTGTGATTGGTTGGCCCTCGCTAACGTTTGTAACTGAAACATCAATTTCTGCATCAAGTTTGGTTACTTCAAATGTTTTAGTGTCATTGGAAGCTAAATGAGTGTATGTTTCATCCACGCTTGCTGTTACTGTGTGTTCACCTGCAGTAGCTTTAACGGTTACTTTACCGTCTTTTACTTGCTGTTTTACACCGTCAATGTAAACTGTAATGTCTGCACCGTCATATGATGAAACTTCAATTGTTGCATCCTGACCTGCTTTTACGTTTTGAGGTACTGTGATTGATACTTTTGAGGTTTGTTTTTCAACAGCAATTACTTCAATTGCATCAAATCCGTTGTATCTGTCGTCTTCATATTTTACAGCTTCGATAGTATGGCTTCCTGCTGAAATGTTTCTTATTGTGATGAATCCGTCTTCAACATCATACAGTACTCCGTCGACTGTG
This genomic window from Methanobrevibacter sp. contains:
- a CDS encoding TIGR04076 family protein, which gives rise to MKKVKITILKTTLQEDLAKEYGVEGLSTCPLMSEGEVYYADYAKPDGFCDEAWKAIYQYVFALAHGAQDIWYYSDWIKTPGVAIVSCNDGLRPVIMKLESTDIESKAE
- a CDS encoding Ig-like domain-containing protein, which gives rise to MEKNQIIILALIVIIAALLVGMVAVMMPNFAKKDTSLKFKGNATIKEGGSIQIELTDANGNPISNQKVNVTVTDKDKSSDYHSVETNGNGVGKLKLDKDAGKYTITVVYGGDDQHKGCNATKKITIKEQAEESDSSSSSSSSSSSQSAYAYKSDGTPMYSQAEVDQYMYNKYGAVNYHVGSNGYMDLDEPGFDDAGHFVGY